From the Lactuca sativa chloroplast, complete genome genome, the window GAGCTTATTATCTCAGGTCGGAACAAGTTGATAGGATCCCCCTTTTTACGTCCCCATGCCCCCTGTGTGGCGACATGGGGGCGAAAAAAGGAAAGAGAGAGATGGGGTTTCTCTCGCTTTTGGCATAGTGGGCCCCCAGTGGGGGGCTCGCACGACGGGCTATTAGCTCAGTGGGTAGAGCGCGCCCCTGATAATTGCGTCGTTGTGCCTGGGCTGTGAGGGCTCTCAGCCACATGGATAGTTCAATGTGCTCATCGGCGCCTGACCCTGAGATGTGGATCATCCAAGGCACATTAGCATGGCGTACTCCTCCTGTTCGAACCGGGGTTTGAAACCAAACTTCTCCTCAGGAGGATAGATGGGGCGATTCAGGTGAGATCCAATGTAGATCCAACTTTCGATTCACTCGTGGGATCCGGGCGGTCCGGGGGGGACCACCATGGCTCCTCTCTTCTCGAGAATCCATACATCCCTTATCAGTGTATGGACAGCTATCTCTCGAGCACAGGTTTAGGTTCGGCCTCAATGGGAAAATAAAATGGAGCACCTAACAACGCATCTTCACAGACCAAGAACTACGAGATCACCCCTTTCATTCTGGGGTGACGGAGGGATCATACCATTCGAGCCTTTTTTTTTCATGCTTTTCCCCGAGGTCTGGAGAAAGCTGAAATCAATAGGATTTCCCTAATCCTCCCTTACCGAAAGGAAGAGCGTGAAATTCTTTTTCCTTTCCGCAGGGACCAGGAGATTGGATCTAGCCGTAAGAAGAATGCTTGGTATAAATAACTCACTTCTTGGTCTTCGACCCCCGCAGTCACTACGAACGCCCCCGATCAGTGCAATGGGATGTGTCTATTTATCTATCTCTTGACTCGAAATGGGAGCAGGTTTGAAAAAGGATCTTAGAGTGTCTAGGGTTGGGCCAGGAGGGTCTCTTAACGCCTTCTTTTTTCTTCTCATCGGAGTTATTTCACAAAGACTTGCCATGGTAAGGAAGAAGGGGGGAACAGGCACACTTGGAGAGCGCAGTACAACGGAGAGTTGTATGCTGCGTTCGGGAAGGATGAATCGCTCCCGAAAAGGAATCTATTGATTCTCTCCCAATTGGTTGGACCGTAGGTGCGATGATTTACTTCACGGGCGAGGTCTCTGGTTCAAGTCCAGGATGGCCCAGCTGCGCCAGGGAAAAGAATAGAAGAAGCGTCTGACTCCTTCATGCATGCTCCACTTGGCTCGGGGGGATATAGCTCAGTTGGTAGAGCTCCGCTCTTGCAATTGGGTCGTTGCGATTACGGGTTGGATGTCTAATTGTCCAGGCGGTAATGATAGTATCTTGTACCTGAACCGGTGGCTCACTTTTTCTAAGTAATGGGGAAGAGGACCGAAACATGCCACTGAAAGACTCTACTGAGACAAAGATGGGCTGTCAAGAACGTCAAGAACGTAGAGGAGGTAGGATGGGCAGTTGGTCAGATCTAGTATGGATCGTACATGGACGGTAGTTGGAGTCGGCGGCTCTCCTAGGGTTCCCTTATCGGGGATCCCTGGGGAAGAGGATCAAGTTGGCCCTTGCGAACAGCTTGATGCACTATCTCCCTTCAACCCTTTGAGCGAAATGCGGCAAAAGGAAGGAAAATCCATGGACCGACCCCATCATCTCCACCCCGTAGGAACTACGAGATTACCCCAAGGACGCCTTCGGCATCCAGGGGTCACGGACCGACCATAGAACCCTGTTCAATAAGTGGAACGCATTAGCTGTCCGCTCTCAGGTTGGGCAGTAAGGGTCGGAGAAGGGCAATCACTCATTCTTAAAACCAGCGTTCTTAAGGCCAAAGAGTCGGCGGAAAAGGGGGGAAAGCTCTCCGTTCCTGGTTTCCTGTAGCTGGATCCTCCGGAACCACAAGAATCCTTAGTTAGAATGGGATTCCAACTCAGCACCTTTTGAGTGAGATTTTGAGAAGAGTTGCTCTTTGGAGAGCACAGTACGATGAAAGTTGTAAGCTGTGTTCGGGGGGGAGTTATTGTCTATCGTTGGCCTCTATGGTAGAATCAGTCGGGGGACCTGAGAGGCGGTGGTTTACCCTGCGGCGGATGTCAGCGGTTCGAGTCCGCTTATCTCCAACTCGTGAACTTAGCCGATACAAAGCTATATGACAGCACCCAATTTTTCCGATTTGGCGGTTCGATCTATGATTTATCATTCATGGACGTTGATAAGATCCATCCATTTAGCAGCACCTTAGGATGGCATAGCCTTAAAATTAAGGGCGAGGTTCAAACGAGGAAAGGCTTACGGTGGATACCTAGGCACCCAGAGACGAGGAAGGGCGTAGTAAGCGACGAAATGCTTCGGGGAGTTGAAAATAAGCATAGATCCGGAGATTCCCGAATAGGTTAACCTTTCAAACTGCTGCTGAATCCATGGGCAGGCAAGAGACAACCTGGCGAACTGAAACATCTTAGTAGCCAGAGGAAAAGAAAGCAAAAGCGATTCCCGTAGTAGCGGCGAGCGAAATGGGAGCAGCCTAAACCGTGAAAACGGGGTTGTGGGAGAGCAATACAAGCGTCGTGCTGCTAGGCGAAGCAGTAGAATGCTGCACCCTAGATGGCGAAAGTCCAGTAGCCGAAAGCATCACTAGCTTATGCTCTGACCCGAGTAGCATGGGGCACGTGGAATCCCGTGTGAATCAGCAAGGACCACCTTGCAAGGCTAAATACTCCTGGGTGACCGATAGCGAAGTAGTACCGTGAGGGAAGGGTGAAAAGAACCCCCATCGGGGAGTGAAATAGAACATGAAACCGTAAGCTCCCAAGCAGTGGGAGGAGCCCGGGGCTCTGACCGCGTGCCTGTTGAAGAATGAGCCGGCGACTCATAGGCAGTGGCTTGGTTAAGGGAACCCACCGGAGCCGTAGCGAAAGCGAGTCTTCATAGGGCAATTGTCACTGCTTATGGACCCGAACCTGGGTGATCTATCCATGACCAGGATGAAGCTTGGGTGAAACTAAGTGGAGGTCCGAACCGACTGATGTTGAAGAATCAGCGGATGAGTTGTGGTTAGGGGTGAAATGCCACTCGAACCCAGAGCTAGCTGGTTCTCCCCGAAATGCGTTGAGGCGCAGCAGTTGACTGGACATCTAGGGGTAAAGCACTGTTTCGGTGCGGGCCGCGAGAGCGGTACCAAATCGAGGCAAACTCTGAATACTAGATATGACCTCAAAATAACAGGGGTCAAGGTCGGCCAGTGAGACGATGGGGGATAAGCTTCATCGTCGAGAGGGAAACAGCCCGGATCACCAGCTAAGGCCCCTAAATGATCGCTCAGTGATAAAGGAGGTAGGGGTGCAGAGACAGCCAGGAGGTTTGCCTAGAAGCAGCCACCCTTGAAAGAGTGCGTAATAGCTCACTGATCGAGCGCTCTTGCGCCGAAGATGAACGGGGCTAAGCGATCTGCCGAAGCTGTGGGATGTAAAAATACATCGGTAGGGGAGCGTTCCGCCTTAGAGTGAAGCACCCGCGCGAGCGGTAGTGGACGAAGCGGAAGCGAGAATGTCGGCTTGAGTAACGCAAACATTGGTGAGAATCCAATGCCCCGAAAACCTAAGGGTTCCTCCGCAAGGTTCGTCCACGGAGGGTGAGTCAGGGCCTAAGATCAGGCCGAAAGGCGTAGTCGATGGACAACAGGTGAATATTCCTGTACTACCCCTTGTTGGTCCCGAGGGACGGAGGAGGCTAGGTTAGCCGAAAGATGGTTATCGGTTCAAGGACGTAAGGTGACCCTGCTTTTTCAGGGTAAGAAGGGGTAGAGAAAATGCCTCGAGCCAATGTTCGAGTACCAGGCGCTACGGCGCTGAAGTAACCGATGCCATACTCCCAGGAAAAGCTCGAACGACCTTCAACAAAAGGGTACCTGTACCCGAAACCGACACAGGTGGGTAGGTAGAGAATACCTAGGGGCGCGAGACAACTCTCTCTAAGGAACTCGGCAAAATAGCCCCGTAACTTCGGGAGAAGGGGTGCCTCCTCACAAAGGGGGTCGCAGTGACCAGGCCCGGGCGACTGTTTACCAAAAACACAGGTCTCCGCAAAGTCGTAAGACCATGTATGGGGGCTGACGCCTGCCCAGTGCCGGAAGGTCAAGGAAGTTGGTGACCTGATGACAGGGGAGCCGGCGACCGAAGCCCCGGTGAACGGCGGCCGTAACTATAACGGTCCTAAGGTAGCGAAATTCCTTGTCGGGTAAGTTCCGACCCGCACGAAAGGCGTAACGATCTGGGCACTGTCTCGGAGAGAGACTCGGTGAAATAGACATGTCTGTGAAGATGCGGACTACCTGCACCTGGACAGAAAGACCCTATGAAGCTTCACTGTTCCCTGGGATTGGCTTTGGGCTTTTCCTGCGCAGCTTAGGTGGAAGGCGAAGAAGGCCTCCTTCCGGGGGGGTCCGAGCCATCAGTGAGATACCACTCTGGAAGAGCTAGAATTCTAACCTTGTGTCAGGACGTACGGGCCAAGGGACAGTCTCAGGTAGACAGTTTCTATGGGGCGTAGGCCTCCCAAAAGGTAACGGAGGCGTGCAAAGGTTTCCTCGGGCCGGACGGAGATTGGCCCTCGAGTGCAAAGGCAGAAGGGAGCTTGACTGCAAGACCCACCCGTCGAGCAGGGACGAAAGTCGGCCTTAGTGATCCGACGGTGCCGAGTGGAAGGGCCGTCGCTCAACGGATAAAAGTTACTCTAGGGATAACAGGCTGATCTTCCCCAAGAGCTCACATCGACGGGAAGGTTTGGCACCTCGATGTCGGCTCTTCGCCACCTGGGGCTGTAGTATGTTCCAAGGGTTGGGCTGTTCGCCCATTAAAGCGGTACGTGAGCTGGGTTCAGAACGTCGTGAGACAGTTCGGTCCATATCCGGTGTGGGCGTTAGAGCATTGAGAGGACCTTTCCCTAGTACGAGAGGACCGGGAAGGACGCACCTCTGGTGTACCAGTTATCGTGCCCACGGTAAACGCTGGGTAGCCAAGTGCGGAGCGGATAACTGCTGAAAGCATCTAAGTAGTAAGCCCACCCCAAGATGAGTGCTCTCCTATTCCGACTTCCCCAGAGCCTCCGGTAGCACAGCCGAGACAGCGACGGGTTCTCTGCCCCTGCGGGGATGGAGCGACAGAAGTTTTGAGAATTCAAGAGAAGGTCACGGCGAGACGAGCCGTTTATCATTACGATAGGTGTCAAGTGGAAGTGCAGTGATGTATGCAGCTGAGGCATCCTAACAGACCGGTAGACTTGAACCTTGTTCCTACATGACCCGATCAATTCGATCGGGCACTCGCCATCTATTTTCATTGTTCAACTCTTTAACAACACGAAAAAACCATTGTTCAACTCTTTGACAACATGAAAAACCAAAAGCTCTGCCCTCCCTCTATCTATCCAAGGGATGGAAGGGCAGAGTCCTTTGGTGTCCCCCCAGTCAATAATTGGGGCCTCGCAATCACTATTTTATCTCATGCCTTTCTTCGTTCATGGTTCGATATTCTGGTGTCCTAGGCGTAGAGGAACCACACCAATCCATCCCGAACTTGGTGGTTAAACTCTACTGCGGTGACGATACTGTAGGGGAGGTCCTGCGGAAAAATAGCTCGACGCCAGGATGATAAAAAACTTCACACCTCCCGTTCTTCATACTTTTTCAATATGAAAAAAAAAAAAATGCAAAATAAAATCAAAAGGTCGTCTTATTCAAAACCCCAATTATGACATCCCCTCTCTCCCACTTCACACCTCGGAACGCGCCGTTCTTATAGAGATAAAGGCGCTTTGACATCTTCTTAACCCGAAATGGCTGGGGAGAGCAAAGGTTCCTTTTTTTTGAGGGTACTCCCGGGAACAGATCCAGTGGAGACGGAGTGGGGCCTGTAGCTCAGAGGATTAGAGCACGTGGCTACGAACCACGGTGTCGGGGGTTCGAATCCCTCCTCGCCCACAACCGGCCCAAAAGGGAAGGGCCTTTCCCTCTGGGGGTAGCAAAATCATGATCGGGATAGTGGACCAAAAGCTATGGAACTTGGGTGTGGGTCTTTTGTCGAAATGGAATGGCCTTTTTATTTATTATTTATCGTAAATGAGTGAAGCATTACACATAGTATGCCCGCCCCCCATCAGCGTATTTTTTTTTTACGCGCCCGTAACTCTTCCTCAGCCAGGATGGGGCAGAATAGCAGAGCAAGTACAAGTATTAGTAGCATAACAAAAAAGCGTTCCTCGTCATTAATATGTTTGCTCGCGGCAATTGTAGCCTCTCGGGAGAATCGATGACTGCATCTTTGATGCACTGCTAGTACTAGTACATCTGAGAATTATTAATTGGATAGTTGTAAATAGCCCCAGGGCTATGGAACAAAGGAGTATCCCGGGCCTACACCGAGGTGTTGACGGTGATTTTCAAATCTCCTCAAGTAGGATTCGAACCTACGACCAATCGGTTAACAGCCGACCGCTCTACCACTGAGCTACTGAGGAACAACGGGAGATTCGATCTCATAGAGTTCCATTCCCGTTCTCAACCCATGACCAATATGAGCTCGAAGCTTCCTTCGTAACTCCCGGAACTTCTTCGTAGTGGCTCCCTTCCATGCCTCATTTCATAGGGAACCCCAAAGTGGCTCTATTTCATTATATTCCATCCATATCCCAATTCCATTCATTTAATATCCTTTTAGTGTCATTAACATAACAGATGTCATTTCTAGTCTATCTCTTTCTATTTCTATATATGGAAAGTTTCAAAATCATCATATAATAATCCATAAATTGCAATAGAAAAGAAAAAGGGAGGTTTGTGATGATTTTGAAATCTTTTCTACTAGGTAATCTAGTATCCTTATGCATGAAGATAATCAATTCGGTCGTTGTGGTCGGACTCTATTATGGATTTCTGACCACATTCTCCATAGGGCCCTCCTATCTCTTCCTTCTCCGAGCTCACATTATGGAAGAAGGAGAAGAAGGAACCGAGAAGAAGGTATCAGCAACAACTGGTTTTATTACGGGACAGCTCATAATGTTCATATCGATCTATTATGCGCCTCTGCATCTAGCACTGGGTAGACCTCATACAATAACTGTCCTAGCTCTACCGTATCTTTTGTTTCATTTCTTCTGCAATACTCACAAACACTTCTTTGATTATGGATCTACTAACAGAAATTCAATGCGTAATCTCAGCATTCAATGTGTATTCCTGAATAATCTCATTTTTCAATTATTCAATCATTTCATTTTACCAAGTTCAATGTTAGCGAGATTAGTCAACAAGATTCAAACATTGAAAAAATAGTAAATTAATAAAAAAATTGCTACATAAGAAAAATAAAAGAACAGATAAGAAGAAATACGCCCACCCCCTACCGATTTAATAACCTCTGCTCCAAAGAAACTCATAAGACCAACTCCATTTGGAATTGCATCAATTATTCGTCTATCAAAAAAATGAGCAAAGTTGGCCAATTTTCTAATCCCCGCAGTTAAGAATCTTCCATAAAAGGCATCTATGTAACCCCGATTATATGACCAATCATATATAGAATTTTTTATTTTGTCATAAAAAATTCTATTAGGACCCATTTTAACAAATGTATTAAGGAACTCCAAATTTTGAAAAGATGAATAAACAGGTTTATATAAAAAAAAGGCTATAAATATTCCGAAAGAGGCTATACTGACTGAAAAAAATGCATCTTTACTAAATTCATACCAATCTATCGAATTATTTGAATTTTGATGTAAAAGATTTATAGACGGGTTTAACCATTTGGATAATATATCAACGTCTTGATTGAAAGGAATTCCTAAGAATCCAACGAACAAAGTAAATAGAATCAATATAAGTATTGGGAATAACATAGTATTATCCGATTCATAAGGATACGAATACGTCTTGGTATTGCCAAAATGCGGAATAGAAAGAAAGGGTTGTATCATATTTCTTACATTCTCATCAATTTTATATACTTTATTATTTGAAAAAAAAGAAGGACGTGGATTCTTCTTCATTTTTAATAAAGTTACCAAACTAAAGTTTTTGTTACTTATTTTCGAACCTTCTTTACCCCATAGAGATATTGAATAGAAGGGGGTATTCCTTTTTCCACTATAATTTTGAAAATGAACGTTTAAATGTCCTTCAAAAGTAAGTAAATAGATCCGACACATATAAAATGCGGTTAATCCCGCCGTAGACCAAGCTATTATTCCAAAAATAGGTGAATACAACCAACTATCATTAAGAATTTCATCTTTGGACCAAAAACAAGCAAGGGGTGGAATACCGCAAAGAGAAAGTGTACCTAATAAAAAAGAATTTTTAGTAATTGGTAGATGTTTTGTTAAACCTCCCATAAGCACCATATTCTGACTTTTTTTTGGACAATATCCAACAAGAGTTTCCATTGAATGAATAACAGATCCCGATCCTAAAAACAATAATGCTTTGGAATAAGCATGAGTAATCAAATGAAATAAAGCACTGCGATAAGACCCCATACCTAGAGCTAACATCATATAACCCAGTTGAGACATTGTGGAATAAGCTAAACCCCTCTTAATGTCTTTTTGAGCAAGAGCTAAAGTAGCTCCTAAAAAAACTGTTATTATCCCTATCAAAGAGATAAAATTCATTATGTGGGGTATAACTATGAAAAGAGGCATAAGTCGAGCTACAAGAAAAATTCCCGCTGCTACCATTGTAGCAGCATGTATAAGGGCCGAAATAGGAGTTGGCCCTTCCATTGCATCAGGTAACCATACATGAAGGGGAAATTGTGCAGATTTCGCAATCGCACCGGCAAATAATAGAATAGCACACAAAGTAACAAATAAAAAATTGACCTCATTATTAGAAATCAAGTTATTGAAGATTTGGAATAAATCACGAAATTCGAAACTCCCCGTTATCCAATAAAACCCTAAAATGCCTAATAATAAACCAAAATCGCCAACACGATTAGTTACAAACGCCTTTTGACAAGCCTTTGCTGCAACAGGTCGTGTGAACCAAAATCCTATTAATAGATACGAACATATTCCAACTAATTCCCAAAAAATATAAATTTGTATCAAATTTGAACTAGTAACTAATCCCAACATGGAAGTACTGAAAAAACTCATATAAGCAAAAAATCTCAAATATCCGTGGTCATGAGACATATAATTATCACTATAAATAAGAACCATAATTCCAACAGTAGTGATTAATATTAACATAATAGAAGTAAGCGGGTCGATCAAGTATCCGAATTCTAAAGAAAAATCATTATTGATAATCCAAGACCATACATATTGATAGACATAACTGCTATTTATTTGCTGAATAGACAGATTCATGGAAAAAATCATGACTATACTTAACAATAAAACACTCTGAAAAGACCACATACGACGAAGACTTTTTGTTGCCGTCGGAAAAAGAAGAAGTCCCAACCCTATTAACATAGGAACTGGAAGTGGAAGGAAAGGTATTATCCACGCATATTGATATGTCTGTTCCATAAAAAAAGTTTTTTATTCTTAATTAATTGTTTCCGATTCACCGGATCTTACCTCGTTCGAAAAAAGTCAATAAAAAATCAAGATATGCACTAACTTATTTAATAATTTTAAATAATTTTAGATTAGTATTTATTCTGAGTCTTTTCAGAATCGTTCAAATCAAATATTCAAAACAAGAAGTTACAATTGGTCAAATGAGATGACCAAGTTAGATATAAAAATGAATACTTATAACATGAAAATGCAAATCTAAATTATTATTACGAGAAATTCTCGTAATAATAATTTAGATTCATAGAGCAAGGATAAAAAATTACGCTAAAAAGAGTACTTGATGCTGATATGAATTATAGGATTAACTAAGGTCATCGGTCTAATGAAATAAAAACTCTTGAGTTTAGTTAGTTTCTTTCAACGCATTAACTAATTCATTATGGGATTGATTGTTTTCCATTTCAATCAAAACGATTTCTTAGTAAACGTTAGAATATTATAGATCTAAAATGAACTTTTTTTATCGAGAAAGGGTAAAAAACGCCTGAGATATTTTTTTATCAAACCACGTATCCTTTAACAGATTTATTAGTAATCTGATTCGAATTTCAAAATTGAATTTAGGTGTATTCTTTTCTCGAGTTTGACTAAAAAAAGACTCAAGTTTTTTAGTAGGCAAAAGTTTACAATTGAGGTATTTTATTAGTTGTAAATAAAGTCTAGAATGACGAAAATCAAGGTCTTTTAGGTTCTTTCTTTATTTTTATTAAATCATTAAGTTTCATTTCTATGACCTAGCAGATTCTAAAGATATAAATTTGAGAGGAGAACTAAGAGTTCCAAACCAAAAATTTTTGGTTTGACAAATCTTGTATGGAATCAAAATTTTATTATTTCGAGTAATTTTTGATCCAATTTAACGGATCTTTTACATATCTATATTTCTTTTTTATGAAGAGAATATTATTTATAGAAAAAATAGATAATGAATAAGAAATAATAATTTGTTTTGAATAATAGATGTCTTTCACATCCAACTATAACAATGATTTTCAAATGGCAGTTCCAAAAAAACGTACTTCTATATCAAAAAAGCGTATTCGTAAAAATATTTGGAAAAGGAAAGGATATTGGGCGGCGTTAAAAGCTTTGTCATTAGGGAAATCTCTTTCTACTGGGAATTCCAAAAGTTTTTTTGTGCGACAAACAAATAAGTCCTAAAATATTGGAATAATCGGAATGGATTTGACTCACAAATTTGGCTCAATACTTTTTGAATATGAAATTAACAATGGGCAGTCCCTATTCTAATCAATAAGAAATAGACCAGTACAAGATTTTTTATTTCTTTGTAGTATATTTTCACTAATATTTTTATGGTGGGGAGTCTTATTTTCCCCATCGACCTTTACAATAATGAACAATTTTTCTCTTTCTCGGGAAGGGCAGATATAATATTTTTAGTTCAAATTAATGGATTGTTGAAACTAATAGATTACATGGTAAAAAATTTTGAATAACTTTATGACTTCTTAATTTATAATTTTTTATAATTTTTAGTAATTACTATATGAAATGGATTTACCATATATCTCCAATTTTGAGCCCAATTAATAAAAGAACTCCATTGTTGAGATATTATGTATAACTAATCTGTCAATGTACAAATAATGTGTCAATTTGAAGTAATCCAAAATAACCTATTTTGGATTCATTGAGAAAATTTATTTTTTGTTTGAAATTTATGAAATCAGATAAACGAGAAATAATGAAGTATCAATAAAAGTAAAAAATGAAAACAGTTTTTTTATTCTATCGAGAGAATAATCTACTTACAAAAGTTGGATTTTCGAATAGGATAAACTATGTCAAAGCCCTAAGATAAGATAAATAAACGGACACCCTAATAAATGAAACTAATGAACCTTCAAATTGACTTTTGAACTCATTTTTTTTATCAATT encodes:
- the rpl32 gene encoding ribosomal protein L32 translates to MAVPKKRTSISKKRIRKNIWKRKGYWAALKALSLGKSLSTGNSKSFFVRQTNKS
- the ndhF gene encoding NADH dehydrogenase subunit 5, with the protein product MEQTYQYAWIIPFLPLPVPMLIGLGLLLFPTATKSLRRMWSFQSVLLLSIVMIFSMNLSIQQINSSYVYQYVWSWIINNDFSLEFGYLIDPLTSIMLILITTVGIMVLIYSDNYMSHDHGYLRFFAYMSFFSTSMLGLVTSSNLIQIYIFWELVGICSYLLIGFWFTRPVAAKACQKAFVTNRVGDFGLLLGILGFYWITGSFEFRDLFQIFNNLISNNEVNFLFVTLCAILLFAGAIAKSAQFPLHVWLPDAMEGPTPISALIHAATMVAAGIFLVARLMPLFIVIPHIMNFISLIGIITVFLGATLALAQKDIKRGLAYSTMSQLGYMMLALGMGSYRSALFHLITHAYSKALLFLGSGSVIHSMETLVGYCPKKSQNMVLMGGLTKHLPITKNSFLLGTLSLCGIPPLACFWSKDEILNDSWLYSPIFGIIAWSTAGLTAFYMCRIYLLTFEGHLNVHFQNYSGKRNTPFYSISLWGKEGSKISNKNFSLVTLLKMKKNPRPSFFSNNKVYKIDENVRNMIQPFLSIPHFGNTKTYSYPYESDNTMLFPILILILFTLFVGFLGIPFNQDVDILSKWLNPSINLLHQNSNNSIDWYEFSKDAFFSVSIASFGIFIAFFLYKPVYSSFQNLEFLNTFVKMGPNRIFYDKIKNSIYDWSYNRGYIDAFYGRFLTAGIRKLANFAHFFDRRIIDAIPNGVGLMSFFGAEVIKSVGGGRISSYLFFYFSYVAIFLLIYYFFNV